Below is a genomic region from Hippea sp. KM1.
CTCAACAATACAGAGCAATGCCTATCCAAAAAAGATAGCTAAGTATAGCGCCTCTTGCGGGGTTGTTCAGAGGCCCTGTCCTTTGTTTGTGCCGCTGGTTGAGGAGGGCTGGCTTGATGATGAGATCACCTATGCAGTAGCCAGGAGGTATTTGGGTGATTTGAACTGCGAGGCGCTGATTTTGGGTTGCACGCACTATCCACTGCTTAGGGGTGTCATACGGGATATTATGGGGGATGGTGTAAGGCTTATAGATAGCGGTGAGGCCTTGGTTGAGGAGCTTAAAGTTAGAGGGCTTGAGGGGCTGTTTAAGGGAAGCGGCAGACTAATTTGCTATACGACCGATTCTGAGGAGAAGTTTGCCAGATTGGGCAGTATGTTTTTAGGTAAGCAGTTT
It encodes:
- the murI gene encoding glutamate racemase → MFDSGVGGLSVVKQLLGAFNSDIVYLGDTARLPYGTKSKDTVLKYSLQNAEFLSKFGVDAIVVACNTASSVAIDALRERFNLPVFGVIEPAARLAAGFKKVCVIGTTSTIQSNAYPKKIAKYSASCGVVQRPCPLFVPLVEEGWLDDEITYAVARRYLGDLNCEALILGCTHYPLLRGVIRDIMGDGVRLIDSGEALVEELKVRGLEGLFKGSGRLICYTTDSEEKFARLGSMFLGKQFNGVKLVDLG